ACTTACGGTAACCATGCTTATGTCTCATGTCTGTCCTTTATTTACTGTTACAACTATACTTTAAGTTGTTCTAATTTTTTGACAAGATTCGCTCTTGTACTCTCTTTGAGTTCGAACTCGGGACCAAATCCGTGCTCTACAAGGCACTCATTGATCTCATCAAGTGATTTCTTACCAAGGTTCTTGATGTTCTTGATCTCATTCTCAGTCATCAATACCAATTCACCAAGGAATTTGATACCGGCTCTGTCAAGCGAGTTGAACGATCTGGCACTGAGTCCAAGACCGTCTACCGCCATCATGAACGGCTTGAGTTCAGTGTCGTCACCTGTTCTCTTCGGTAATGTCGTACTGATGTTCACATCGAGCACACCATTAAATACAGAGAGTTGCTTGTTCATCACTTCCAGTGCATTGGTAAATGCTTCGACCGGACCGATCTGTGCATCCGTTTCAATGTCGAATGTGATCTTCTCGAAGTTCGGATTGTCCTCTACAAGGACAGGCTCGATCTTGTAGTTCGCTTTTCTTACCGGGGTAAAGAAAGCATCAAGTGCGATACTGTCTGCAGCGACTTCGTCTCTGAGATCTTCACTCGGTACATAACCGATACCTTTTGCAATGACAACGGTAAAGTTGAGTTCGGCATCTTCATTAAGTGTTGCGAGAGGAAGATCCCCGTTCACCACTTCGATCTGATCGTTGTTAAGATCCTGTGCCGTCACTTCTTTGTGTCCGGAGAAACTGTACTTAAGCTCTACTCTGTCACTCTCGTCTTTAATTTTAAAACGAATGTTCTTGAGGTTGATGATAAACACAGCCACATCTTCGTGCATACCTCTGATGTTGTCAAACTCGTGTGCAGCACCTTCGATCTTTACAGAAATAGGTGCATATCCGATGGAAGAACCAAGAATGAGTCTTCTCAACGGGTGTGCTAGTGTGACAGCATAGCCACTCTCAAAAGGATACGCCACGATCTCGGCACGGTTCGCGCTGATCTCGTTGACTTCTACTTCTGTTGGCATAAATGGTGCAACTTTAATTTTTCTCATTAACTAGCCTTTACTAAGATTATTTAGAATAAAGCTCGACGATTAGACGCTCTTCAACTGGGATTGCTATCTCTTCTCTCTCCGGGATTCTTGAAAAGATTCCGAAAAGTTTCTCTTTATCGACGTCAACCCACTCGACCATACCGGTCTGGTTTGTCAATTCGATCGCTCTGAGGATCTGAGGATTCGCTTTGCTCTTCTCTCTGATCTCGATCTTCTGGCCTGGCTTCACTCTGAATGAAGGAATGTCAACTCTCTTACCGTCAACGAGTACGTGACCGTGGTTTACAAATTGTCTTGCAGACGCTCTTGTCGTTGCAAATCCCATTCTGTAAACGACGTTGTCAAGTCTCTGCTCAAGAAGTTGAATAAGGATCGCCCCTGTATTCCCTTCTTTTCTGTTCGCCTCTTTGTAAAGTGCTCTAAACTGCTTTTCGCTTGTTCCGTACATGAACTTCGCTTTTTGCTTTTCCTGAAGCTGAAGACCGTATTCACTGATCTTTGTTCTTCTCTGTCCATGCTGTCCTGGCGCATATGGTCTTTTTTCCAATGCAGATTTTCCGGCAAGTCTACGCTCACCTTTCAACCCAAGATCAACACCAAGTCTTCTTTCTAGTCTTTCAACTGGACCTCTATATCTTGCCATGCTTATACCCTTCTCTTCTTAGGTGGTCTACAACCATTGTGTGGAAGCGGAGTGATGTCTTTAAGGAATGTTACACGAATTCCCTCAGTTGCACCGATCGCTTTAACCGCTGTATCTCTACCGGAACCAGGACCCTGAACTTTGATCCCTACTTCTTTGATGCCATTCTCTTTCGCTTTGGCCATTGCATCTGCAACCGCTTCTGTCGCTGCGAACGGCGTTGACTTCTTAGAACCTTTGAAACCAAGTGCTCCTGCAGAGCTCCAAGCGATAACGTTACCCATTTCATCTGTCACTGTGATCACAGTGTTATTGAAAGTTGCAGCTACGTAAACTACACCTTTAGCAATACTTTTTTTTGCTTTCTTCTTAGCCATACTTCGCTACTCCTTATGCTGCACCGACAGTTTTACGCTTACCTTTTCTGGTACGCGCATTTGTCTTTGTTTTCTGTCCACGAACAGGTAGTCCTCTTCTGTGTCTGAGACCTCTATAAGATCCAAGGTCCATAAGTGCCTTGATGTCAAGTGTTACTTTCTTTCTAAGATCACCTTCCACCATGACATGCTCTTGAATATCATTACGGATCGTTGCTGCCTGAGCATCTGTAAGTTCATGAACTCTGGTATTGTAGTCAACACCAGTTCTGTCAAGAATCTTTCTTGACGTTGTCAAACCGATACCATAGATGTATGTCAGTGCATACTCTATTCTTTTCTTCTGTGGTAAATCAACACCTGCAATACGTGCCATGTTTATCCTTGTCTCTGTTTATGTTTTGGATTTTTACAAATCACGCGTACGATACCCTTGCGCTTGATCACTTTACAATCGTCGCACATTTTCTTTACTGATGGTCTAACCTTCATCTGGTATTCCTTTAAATAGTTACGCGTATGGAGCAAAGCCCCACACTTGTATGTGTTCTGCACCTTTGTTTTGCGTGGATCATCGATGTTTCATGATCCAACCCTTGAGTAATCGGTGCGAATTAATCAAAGATTCTTCGCGCAGTTTCCTAAGCCTATAGCAATAGGGACAGGGATTATACCGAAATGTATATTAATGTTTTCTTATATGAAAATAAGTGGGGAGTGTAGGGTCGGTTTACCGACCAATATAAACAATAAATGTTCGAAGAGTGCAAGGTCGGTAAACCGACCCTACATGCTATTTGTATCTGAAAGTGATACGGCCTTTGTCAAGACTGTATGGAGTAAGCTCCACCTTCACCTTGTCGCCGGGAAGGATCTTGATGTAGTGCATTCTCATCTTTCCCGCGATGTGACAAAGCACGATATGCCCATTCTCCAACTCTACTCTGAAAGTTGCATTCGGCAATGCTTCAACCACCTTACCGTCAATCTCGATTACGTCATCTTTTGCCATTGTATTCCTTTATGAATTTCTACGTTACTTTACTTCTGTTAGTATGACCGCTTTACCGTCAACTACCGCTACCTGATGTTCATAGTGACTGGTACGAAGACCATCTTCACTGACGACCGACCACCGGTCTTCGAGCAACACAGGATTGCCGCTCTTCTGGCAAACCATAGGCTCTAAACAGAAGACCATCCCGTTCTTGATCTTCGGGCCCTGGTTGGGCTTGCCTTCAAGATAGTTGGGAATGTTGGGTTCATCATGAGGCTTGGTACCGATACCGTGACCGCAATAGTCACGCAAAGGCACGAACCCTCTTTGGGTGATGAAGTCTTCAAGGATCTTCGTCAGTTCTTTGAAACGCATACCCGGCTTGATAGCCTCTATCGCATGGTAGAGCGCCTCTTTTGAGCAGGCGATAAGCGCTTTATCTTCCGCGGAGATCTCACCCACGGCCATCGTAATGGCAGCGTCGCCATAGTAGCCGTCGAGTTTCGTTCCGATATCAAGCCCGAGCACATCACCTTCTTTGATGACCGTACTGTCAGGGACACCGTGGATACAGACCTCGTTGAGTGAGGTACAGACCGATCCTGTAAAACCGTACAGCCCTTTGAACGAAGGTTCCGCACCGTGTTCACGTACGAAGTTCTCACCCAGTGTGTCGATCTCTTTGAGTGTCATACCCGGTTGAATGATGTTTTGGAGATATTCCAGTGTAAGTCCCACGATCTCGCCCGCTTTTTGAAGCTTGGCGATCTCGTCGGGTTTTCGTATAGCAATAGCCATTACAGACCCACATTTCCTAATGTATCGTATTGATTCATTGTTCTTTGTGCTTCGATCTTTCTCATCGTATCAAGTGCGACCTGAACGATAATAAGTACAGAGACCCCACCGAAGTAGAAGCTCGCACCCATGCCCGAAATAATCGCAAACGGCACCGTCGAAATGATCGCGAGGTAGATCGCGCCTGAAGCTGTCAGACGGCTGGCTACTTCGTTCAGGAAATCTTTGGTGTGCTCACCCGGTCTTACACCGGGGATGAAACCACCCTGTCTCTTCAGGTTGTCCGCAATATCTTTCGCATTGAATGCGATCGATGCATAGAAGAATGCGAAGAAGACAACAAGGAAGAATGTCACTACGTTAAAGACCACACCGCCCGGTGCCAAAGCATCCGCAATAGCAGTCAGCCATGTATTGGTACTTGCCTGAAGCACAGTAAGCGGGAACATCAATACAGCCGAAGCGAAGATCGGAGGAATAACACCCGAAAGGTTCACCTTTACAGGGATGTAGTTCATCACTCTCTTTGTCTGGTTCTGCATGATGGTCTTTCTCGAGTACGAGATAGGCACACGTCTTTCACCCAGTTCCACATAGATGATCGCAAAGACCGTGATCAGCATCACTGCCAGAATAGCGATGACCAGAAGGAAGTTCATCTCACCGGCATTCACCGCTCTGATCGTATTGGAGATCGCAGCAGGAAGACCTGAAACGATACCCGCGAAGATGATCAGGGAGATACCGTTACCGATACCCTTCTGCGTGATCTGCTCACCGATCCACATCAACAGCATCGTACCTGTCAACATAGAGAATGTTGCCAGAATGGTAAATGTCATCGGATCGATCATCACCGCGCTCTGTCCTGCACTACCTGTCATGCTCTGAAGCCCCATCGATACACCGATCGCCTGAACGACAGTAATAAAAATAGTGAAATAACGAATGATCTGCATATATTTCTGCATACCGTCACGTTCTTTTTTCATTTGTCCGAGTGCGGGGAAAGTGGCTGCGAGGAGTTCCATAACGATGGACGCAGTAATGTAGGGCATAATACCCAGGGAGATAATACTTAAACGCTGGACGGCACCGCCAGAGAACATATTTGCCATCCCCAGAGCGTTGTTTGAGTTGCTGTCAAAGAAAGCTTTGATAACACCCAGGTCAACACCTGGTGTTGGAATATAGGCTAAAACTCTGTACGCAAAAAGGAATCCTAACGTAATGAGGATTTTTTGAGTTAAAGCGTTACCCATCTTATTTTCCGCTTGTGGTAACAGCGTCGTCTTTGATCTTGCTTGCAAGCTCTTTGGCTGAAGCGCCGATCAATTTCACTCTTTTGACTGTTTTTTGCAGTTTGTGAACCGACTTGATACTCTCAAGAGTGATCTCGTCAAGTGCTGCAATCGCTTTGATCTTCTCTACATTGATCACATACGGCTTCTCGACTTTCGAAGTGAACCCGACTTTAGGCAATCTCTTGTAGAGTGGCATCTGTCCACCTTCGAAACCTCTTTTTCTGCTGTAACCGGTTCTTGACTTCTGACCTTTGTTACCGCGACCAGCTGTCTTACCTGTTCCTGAACCCTGACCACGACCGACTCTTTTTCTGTTACGAGTCGATCCTGGAGCAGGTTGTAAATTATGTAAACCCATACTTTACCCCTTACGCTTTGATTCTGGTAAGCGCTTGGATAGTCGCTCTTACCAGGTTATTTGGGTTGTTAGAACCGATAGACTTGCTGAGAACATCCTGGATCCCTGCAAGCTCGAGTACTGGTCTTGCAGCACCACCGGCAATAACACCTGTACCTTCAGATGCTGGTCTAAGTACAATTCTACTTGCATTGAACTTGTGCTCAATGTCGTGTGCAATCGTAGTTCCCTTGATATTTACTTTTACAAGGTTCTTATGAGCATCATCTACCGCTTTTTTGATCGCATCAGGTACTTCTTTGGCTTTACCAAATCCGTATCCTACTGTACCTTTCTTGTCACCAATGACAACAAGCGCAGTAAATCTGAATCTTCTACCACCCTTTACAACTTTGGTAACACGACCGATATTTACGATCACTTCTTCAAATTCTTTTTCGATTTCTTCGTTATGATTGTTATTTTGCATCATGCTTCCTTAAAACTTTATTCCGGCTTCTCTAAGCGCATCAGCGAATGATGCGACAACACCGTGGTAAAGGTAACCATTTCTGTCGAAGACAACGCTCTCGATGTTTTTAGAAGCAAGATTTTTAGCCATTTCAGCAGCCACTTTCTGTACATCTTCTCTGTTGGACTTGAGTCCAAGCTTTCTACCGTCTGCAGATGCAAGTGTTGTACCTGTATTGTCATCGATAGCCTGCGCATAGAAGTGCTTGTTCGACTTGTATATGGTCAATCTTGGAAGCTCTACAGTTCCGAAGATCTTACCTCTGACTCTGGCTTTTCTCTGAGCGCGAAGTTTATTTTTTCTTTTTTGAATACTTTTTAACATCTATCCGCTCCTTACTTACCAGCTGCTTTACCAGCTTTTCTGATGATCACTTCATCTGTGTACTTCACACCTTTACCTTTGTAAGGCTCAGGTGGTCTGAATGCTCTGATCTCGGCAGCAGCCTGGCCTACGGCCTGCTTGTCTGTTCCGCTGATCGTTACGATGTTCTTCTCAACTTTGATGTCGAGTCCCTCAGGGATCTCGAAGTTCACATCGTGAGAGAAACCGAGCTGTAGTTTAAGGACCTTGCCTTCAACTGCCGCTCTGTAACCGACACCGTTGATCTCCAAAGATTTACTGTATCCTTTGTCGAGTCCGATCATAATGTTGTTGAACAGTGCTCTGTATGTTCCCCAGAACGCTGCATCCTGCTTCTCGTCACCCACGCGTTCAAAAGTCACTTCCGAACCGTCGATGTTGATGCCCACTCTTCCGTGAGTCTCAAGTCTTTTTTCAAGATTGCCTTTTTTAGCCACGAGAGTCGTACCGTCCAATGATACTTCAATACCACTTGGAACAGTTACTGGTCTTTTTCCTATTCTTGACATCTTGTCTCCTTACCAAATACTACAGATTACTTCGCCGCCGATACCGCGCTTGTACGCTTCATCGTTCGCGAGTACACCCTGGCTTGTTGAAACAACCAAAGTACCGTAACCGTTTTTAAATGTTCTGATCTCGTCTTTGCCCTGGTGAACACGTCTACCCGGCTTGGAGATCTTCTTTATCTCATTGATAACGCTTTTTTCATTGTCGTCATATTTAAGAACCACTTTGATCGTCTTCTTGTTTCCGTCTTCTTTCACTTTATAGCTCTCAAGGTACCCTTTGTCTACGAAAATAGCCACTGTTGCCTCGATTGTCTTTGAGTGAAGAAGTGTTGTAACATCCAGTCTTCTCTGCGCAGCATTTCTTATACGAGTAAGAGAGTCTGCAATTATATCTGTCATCATCTTTTTCTTCTCCTTACCAGCTTGCTTTACGCATACCAGGAATTAGACCTTCATTGGCCATTTTTCTTAAACACACACGGCAAAGACCGAAATCTCTGTATACTGAGTGAGGTCTACCGCAAATATTACATCTTGTGTACGCCTGAGTAGAGAACTTCGCTTTTCTCTGCTGCTTTGCTATCATTGATTTCTTAGCCATTAGTTTCTCCCTTTAGCGAAAGGCATACCAAGCTTCTCAAGAAGCGTAAATGCCTGTTTGTCATCTTCGGTACTTGTCACGATAGTGATGTTCATACCGTGTGTCTTGATGATATTGTCAAATTCGACTTCCGGGAACATCAACTGCTCCTGAAGACCGAAGTTGTAGTTACCTCTACCGTCAAAACCTTTTCTTGGTGTACCTCTAAAGTCTTTCACTCTTGGAAGAGCGATCGATACGAGCTTGTCAAAGAAGTTATACATATTGTCACCTCTAAGCGTTACTCTGATACCTGATGGAGCACCTTCTCTCGCTTTGAAACCTGCAACAGATTTCTTTGCGTTCACGATTACCGCTTTCTGACCGGCGATAAGTGAGATCGTGTCTGCCATGTTGGCGATGAGTTTGGAATCTCTTCCCTCTTCACCAGCACCTACAGAGATAACGATCTTCTCAAGCTTCGGAGTCTGCATCGCGTTCTGTACACCGCACTCTTCTCTGAGCGCAGGAACGATGTCATTGTACTTTTGCTTCATTCTACTCATGGGATTAGCCCTCTACTTTTTTTACGTTTGAGATGTGGATAGGCATTTCAACACTGGCAAATCCACCCTCTTTGTTCTGCTCGCTCGGCTTCACGGCTTTCTTGGCCATTTTACAACCTGCAACGATCACAGCTTCTTTTTTTGGAAGAACCTGGAGAACCTCTCCGGTCTTGCCTTTGTCATCACCAGCGATAACCAGTACCTGGTCACCTTTTTTGATCTTGAACTTAGTTGCCATTACCATACCTCCGGTGCAAGGGATACAATCTTCATGAATCCTGCATATCTTGTTTCACGACTTACAGGGCCGAAGATACGTGTACCTATCGGCTCTTTCTTGTCATCGATGATCACAGCAGCATTGTCGTCGAATCTGATAAGTGAACCGTTTTCTCTCTGGATCTCTTTCTTTGTTCTGACAACGACCGCTTTAACGACCTTACCTTTTTTCACTTTACCTGTCGGAAGTGCTTTCTTGACTGAAGCAACGATCACGTCACCTACAGATGCATATCTTCTTTTAGATCCGCCAAGAACCTTGATACACATGATCTCTTTTGCACCAGAGTTGTCTGCTACATTTAGTCTAGTAAATCCCTGGATCATTACACTTCTCCTCTCTTCACGATTTCAAGAAGTCTGAAGCTCTTTGTCTTGGAAAGTGGTCTACACTCGATGGCAGTCACTGTATCTCCGACATTGATGTCATTCTTCTCATCATGGATAAGATATTTCTTAAATCTTTTTACTGTTTTGTGATATCTTGGGTGAAGAACTCTTCTCTCAACCAATACGGTTGCAGTTTTGTCTCCGGCCTTTTTAATCACAGTACCTGTTATTTGTCTTTTTGGCATAAATGACCCCTTACTTCGATCTAGCAGCAGTCAATGCTGTCTGGATTCTAGCGATATCTTTTTTCGCTACTCTCAACTCAGAAGTGTTTGTAAGCTGCATAGTCTTCTGCTTTGCATTCAATGTAAACAATTCCAGTTTTTTCTCTTTAAGCATCGCAACTAGTTCTGCTTCGCTTTTATCTTTCAAATCAATATAATTCATGACTATCCTTTGCAGTGATGATTTTACACTTAAATGGCATTTTATGAATCGCCAGTGTGAGTGCTTCTCTTGCTAGAGACTCTTCAACACCTGCCATTTCAAAGATAATTCTTCCCGGCTTGATATTCATAACCCATCTGTCAACAGCACCTTTACCTTTACCCATTCTTGTTTCGAGTGGCTTTGCAGTAAGAGGCTTGTCAGGGAAAACACGGATCCATGTCTTACCTGTTCTGCTGATCTTTCTTGTCATAGTAATACGCGCCGCTTCGATCTGGCGAGAATCAATTCTACCCGCTTCGACAGCTTTGATCGCGATATCACCGAACTCAATCTTGTTACCTCTGAAAGACTTACCGCGGTTACGGCCTTTTTGCTGCTTTCTCCATTTTGTTCTCTTAGGCATCAACATGATTATTCACCTCTTTTTCTAGATGGTCTTCTACCACCTTTTTTCTCTTCTTTTGGCTCAGCTTGAATACCTTTTGCAAGTACCTCACCTTTGAAGATCCATACTTTGATCCCGATGATCCCGTATGTTGTCTGTGCTTCGGCAAAACCGTAATCGATCTTTGCTCTGAGTGTATGTAGAGGAACTCTTCCCTCAAGGTACCACTCAGTTCTTGCCATTTCAGCACCGCCGAGTCTACCGGCTACAGAGATCTTGATCCCCTTCGCGCCGGACTTCAATGCACCCTGGATGACTTTCTTCATCGCACGTCTGAAGGCAACACGTCTCTCGAGCTGTGTCGCAACGTTCTCAGCTGCCAATTGTGCAGATGCCTGAGGACGCTTCTCTTCTTTGATGTTGATCGCAACATCTTTGCCAAGCATTTTGACAAGTGTTGTTTTCAGCTTCTCGATATCCGCACCTTTTTTACCGATGATGATACCAGGACGTGCCGTGATGATGTTGATTCTCAGCTTCTTGACAGTTCTTTCGATGATGATGTTTGAAACACCCGCATAGAAAAGCTCTTTCTTCAAGAATTTTCTGATCTTATAATCTTCAGCGATGAAATCAGCTGTTCTCTCTTTTGCCGGGAACCATCTTGATTCCCAGTTTCTGTTGATCCCTAGTCTAAGACCTATTGGATTGACTTTCTGACCCATATTATGCGTCCTCCCCATCTTTTTTAGCTGGACCAACTTCTACCAGAATGTGTGCTGTTGGTTTAATGATTCTTGACGCAGTACCTCTTGCTCTGGGTCTCCATCTTTTCATTACCGCTGCTTTGTCAACTCTACAAGAAGTGATCTCTACCTCTTCAGGTTCGAAATCACCGTTCGCTACTGCCGATGCAATAACCTTGGAGATGATACCCGCCGCTTTGTTAGGCATGAATTCAAGAGATGCCAATGCAAGCTCTGCATTCATTCCCTGAACTTCTCTGGCGATAAGTCTGGCTTTAGTAGGAGATACTCTTACGAATTTCAATAATGCTCTACTCATAATTAACCTACCTTCTTCTGAACAGAACCTTTGTGGCCCTTGAACGTTCTTGTTGGTGCGAATTCACCAAGTTTGTAACCTACGTGGTTCTCAGTAATGAACACAGGGATGAATTGTCTACCGTTGTGAACATTGATCGTAAGTCCGATGAACTCTGGGAAGATCACAGATCTTCTTGACCAGGTTTTTATCGGCTTGTTAGAACCTTCTTCTTTT
This genomic stretch from Sulfurovum riftiae harbors:
- the rplR gene encoding 50S ribosomal protein L18 → MLKSIQKRKNKLRAQRKARVRGKIFGTVELPRLTIYKSNKHFYAQAIDDNTGTTLASADGRKLGLKSNREDVQKVAAEMAKNLASKNIESVVFDRNGYLYHGVVASFADALREAGIKF
- the rplV gene encoding 50S ribosomal protein L22 — translated: MSRALLKFVRVSPTKARLIAREVQGMNAELALASLEFMPNKAAGIISKVIASAVANGDFEPEEVEITSCRVDKAAVMKRWRPRARGTASRIIKPTAHILVEVGPAKKDGEDA
- the rpsK gene encoding 30S ribosomal protein S11 — encoded protein: MAKKKAKKSIAKGVVYVAATFNNTVITVTDEMGNVIAWSSAGALGFKGSKKSTPFAATEAVADAMAKAKENGIKEVGIKVQGPGSGRDTAVKAIGATEGIRVTFLKDITPLPHNGCRPPKKRRV
- the rplF gene encoding 50S ribosomal protein L6, which translates into the protein MSRIGKRPVTVPSGIEVSLDGTTLVAKKGNLEKRLETHGRVGINIDGSEVTFERVGDEKQDAAFWGTYRALFNNIMIGLDKGYSKSLEINGVGYRAAVEGKVLKLQLGFSHDVNFEIPEGLDIKVEKNIVTISGTDKQAVGQAAAEIRAFRPPEPYKGKGVKYTDEVIIRKAGKAAGK
- the rpsM gene encoding 30S ribosomal protein S13; translated protein: MARIAGVDLPQKKRIEYALTYIYGIGLTTSRKILDRTGVDYNTRVHELTDAQAATIRNDIQEHVMVEGDLRKKVTLDIKALMDLGSYRGLRHRRGLPVRGQKTKTNARTRKGKRKTVGAA
- the rpsD gene encoding 30S ribosomal protein S4, producing MARYRGPVERLERRLGVDLGLKGERRLAGKSALEKRPYAPGQHGQRRTKISEYGLQLQEKQKAKFMYGTSEKQFRALYKEANRKEGNTGAILIQLLEQRLDNVVYRMGFATTRASARQFVNHGHVLVDGKRVDIPSFRVKPGQKIEIREKSKANPQILRAIELTNQTGMVEWVDVDKEKLFGIFSRIPEREEIAIPVEERLIVELYSK
- the rpsS gene encoding 30S ribosomal protein S19 produces the protein MARSTKKGPFIDGHLMKKVLKAKEEGSNKPIKTWSRRSVIFPEFIGLTINVHNGRQFIPVFITENHVGYKLGEFAPTRTFKGHKGSVQKKVG
- the rplN gene encoding 50S ribosomal protein L14, yielding MIQGFTRLNVADNSGAKEIMCIKVLGGSKRRYASVGDVIVASVKKALPTGKVKKGKVVKAVVVRTKKEIQRENGSLIRFDDNAAVIIDDKKEPIGTRIFGPVSRETRYAGFMKIVSLAPEVW
- the rplX gene encoding 50S ribosomal protein L24 is translated as MATKFKIKKGDQVLVIAGDDKGKTGEVLQVLPKKEAVIVAGCKMAKKAVKPSEQNKEGGFASVEMPIHISNVKKVEG
- the rpmC gene encoding 50S ribosomal protein L29; translated protein: MNYIDLKDKSEAELVAMLKEKKLELFTLNAKQKTMQLTNTSELRVAKKDIARIQTALTAARSK
- the rplO gene encoding 50S ribosomal protein L15 is translated as MGLHNLQPAPGSTRNRKRVGRGQGSGTGKTAGRGNKGQKSRTGYSRKRGFEGGQMPLYKRLPKVGFTSKVEKPYVINVEKIKAIAALDEITLESIKSVHKLQKTVKRVKLIGASAKELASKIKDDAVTTSGK
- the secY gene encoding preprotein translocase subunit SecY: MGNALTQKILITLGFLFAYRVLAYIPTPGVDLGVIKAFFDSNSNNALGMANMFSGGAVQRLSIISLGIMPYITASIVMELLAATFPALGQMKKERDGMQKYMQIIRYFTIFITVVQAIGVSMGLQSMTGSAGQSAVMIDPMTFTILATFSMLTGTMLLMWIGEQITQKGIGNGISLIIFAGIVSGLPAAISNTIRAVNAGEMNFLLVIAILAVMLITVFAIIYVELGERRVPISYSRKTIMQNQTKRVMNYIPVKVNLSGVIPPIFASAVLMFPLTVLQASTNTWLTAIADALAPGGVVFNVVTFFLVVFFAFFYASIAFNAKDIADNLKRQGGFIPGVRPGEHTKDFLNEVASRLTASGAIYLAIISTVPFAIISGMGASFYFGGVSVLIIVQVALDTMRKIEAQRTMNQYDTLGNVGL
- the rpsC gene encoding 30S ribosomal protein S3, with the protein product MGQKVNPIGLRLGINRNWESRWFPAKERTADFIAEDYKIRKFLKKELFYAGVSNIIIERTVKKLRINIITARPGIIIGKKGADIEKLKTTLVKMLGKDVAINIKEEKRPQASAQLAAENVATQLERRVAFRRAMKKVIQGALKSGAKGIKISVAGRLGGAEMARTEWYLEGRVPLHTLRAKIDYGFAEAQTTYGIIGIKVWIFKGEVLAKGIQAEPKEEKKGGRRPSRKRGE
- a CDS encoding DNA-directed RNA polymerase subunit alpha, which produces MRKIKVAPFMPTEVEVNEISANRAEIVAYPFESGYAVTLAHPLRRLILGSSIGYAPISVKIEGAAHEFDNIRGMHEDVAVFIINLKNIRFKIKDESDRVELKYSFSGHKEVTAQDLNNDQIEVVNGDLPLATLNEDAELNFTVVIAKGIGYVPSEDLRDEVAADSIALDAFFTPVRKANYKIEPVLVEDNPNFEKITFDIETDAQIGPVEAFTNALEVMNKQLSVFNGVLDVNISTTLPKRTGDDTELKPFMMAVDGLGLSARSFNSLDRAGIKFLGELVLMTENEIKNIKNLGKKSLDEINECLVEHGFGPEFELKESTRANLVKKLEQLKV
- a CDS encoding type Z 30S ribosomal protein S14, whose translation is MAKKSMIAKQQRKAKFSTQAYTRCNICGRPHSVYRDFGLCRVCLRKMANEGLIPGMRKASW
- the rplE gene encoding 50S ribosomal protein L5 — encoded protein: MSRMKQKYNDIVPALREECGVQNAMQTPKLEKIVISVGAGEEGRDSKLIANMADTISLIAGQKAVIVNAKKSVAGFKAREGAPSGIRVTLRGDNMYNFFDKLVSIALPRVKDFRGTPRKGFDGRGNYNFGLQEQLMFPEVEFDNIIKTHGMNITIVTSTEDDKQAFTLLEKLGMPFAKGRN
- the rpsQ gene encoding 30S ribosomal protein S17, translated to MPKRQITGTVIKKAGDKTATVLVERRVLHPRYHKTVKRFKKYLIHDEKNDINVGDTVTAIECRPLSKTKSFRLLEIVKRGEV
- the rplP gene encoding 50S ribosomal protein L16, which translates into the protein MLMPKRTKWRKQQKGRNRGKSFRGNKIEFGDIAIKAVEAGRIDSRQIEAARITMTRKISRTGKTWIRVFPDKPLTAKPLETRMGKGKGAVDRWVMNIKPGRIIFEMAGVEESLAREALTLAIHKMPFKCKIITAKDSHELY
- the rpsE gene encoding 30S ribosomal protein S5, translated to MQNNNHNEEIEKEFEEVIVNIGRVTKVVKGGRRFRFTALVVIGDKKGTVGYGFGKAKEVPDAIKKAVDDAHKNLVKVNIKGTTIAHDIEHKFNASRIVLRPASEGTGVIAGGAARPVLELAGIQDVLSKSIGSNNPNNLVRATIQALTRIKA
- the infA gene encoding translation initiation factor IF-1; this encodes MAKDDVIEIDGKVVEALPNATFRVELENGHIVLCHIAGKMRMHYIKILPGDKVKVELTPYSLDKGRITFRYK
- the map gene encoding type I methionyl aminopeptidase, whose translation is MAIAIRKPDEIAKLQKAGEIVGLTLEYLQNIIQPGMTLKEIDTLGENFVREHGAEPSFKGLYGFTGSVCTSLNEVCIHGVPDSTVIKEGDVLGLDIGTKLDGYYGDAAITMAVGEISAEDKALIACSKEALYHAIEAIKPGMRFKELTKILEDFITQRGFVPLRDYCGHGIGTKPHDEPNIPNYLEGKPNQGPKIKNGMVFCLEPMVCQKSGNPVLLEDRWSVVSEDGLRTSHYEHQVAVVDGKAVILTEVK
- the rpsH gene encoding 30S ribosomal protein S8, with product MMTDIIADSLTRIRNAAQRRLDVTTLLHSKTIEATVAIFVDKGYLESYKVKEDGNKKTIKVVLKYDDNEKSVINEIKKISKPGRRVHQGKDEIRTFKNGYGTLVVSTSQGVLANDEAYKRGIGGEVICSIW
- the rpmJ gene encoding 50S ribosomal protein L36 — protein: MKVRPSVKKMCDDCKVIKRKGIVRVICKNPKHKQRQG